The genomic DNA GTAGAGctggcacagggtgggggggacagggggttggggacagaggggacacccCGGTCCCTCACCGTGCTACTCCGCACGTCCAGGTGAGGAAACTTCTTGTTGATGAACTTGACGGAGGGCTCCATGGCCTTGTCACTGAGGAAGGGTGGCCGCGTCTTGGGGTCGGAGCAGGTCTGCGGGGACCCCCCAGTgtcagaccccccccaaaacccccttccTGGGCTCGGACCCCCCATCAgacccccctgccccagcgatcCCACCACCCCGTTTCTCCACGACCCTTGTTCCAGGCAGAACCCAGGCTCTCTCCCTTTACATCGGGGGGGTACCCCGGTGTCCTGTACCCCAACCCTTCctcccccaagggacccaggcacccgctcctccaccccaccccacacccaCCTTCTTGATGTTGTAGATGCGGACGAGGACGCCCCGTCCCCGGTCGTTGAGGATCGTCAGCTTCTCGGCGAACTTGTTCTGGTAGACGGAGGGCAGCGACATGGCGGCGACGTGCTGGGAGGgggccaccccgtgtcccccacgtcccctgaTCGGCCCCACGGCCCCAACACCCAACTTCCCCTTCCTGGGCTTCCTGGGCTGCGCCCCGAGCTGGGGCCACCGCCACGTGACACCACCGCCGCCACCCCGTGACACTGCCAGCGCCTGACGCCACAGCTGTGTGACACCACTGATGCACGATGCCACCACCCCCTGACGCCACAGCTGTGTGACACCACCACGGTGTAGGCCCGGCCGTGGCCATGCCACGCTGGCCATGGCCCGATGACACCGTCCGTGGCCATACGACACCGGCTGTGGCAGGTGACACCGCTGACAGCCAGGCAGTGCTGGCTACAGCCATATAACACCCGTCCCAGCTGTGCTATGCTGACCAGGACCGTATAGCGCCGGCCATCGCCACGCAACACTGGCCACAGCCATGTAATACCGGCCAGGGCCGTATGGCACCCGCCATGGCCCTACAACAGGACCCAGGGCCCTGCAACACCAACCGTGACCCATATAGCAGCAACCAGGCCCGTATAACACCATGGTGCAGGGCCCTATAACAGCACCCAGGGTCCATATAAGACCATCTAGGCCCATATACTACCACTGGGGCCCATATACCACTTCCTAGGCCCATATACCACTTCCTAGGCCCCTATATCACCACTGGGACCCATATACCACTTCCTAGGCCCATATAGCACTGCCTCGGCCCATATAATGCTGCCCAGGGTCCATACAGCACTGCCCAGGGCTCATATAGCACCACCCAGGGACCCTATAACTTCACCTGGGCACATATAGCATTGCCCAGGGCTCATATAGCACCGCCCATGGCCCATGTAACATCGTCTGGGCCCATATATCACCACCCGGGGCCCATATATCACCACCTGCGGCTCATATAGCACCGCCCAGGGCCCACATAACATCACCTGGGCTCATATAGCACCACCCGGGGCCCATATAGCACTGCCCAGGGCCCACAGAACGTCGTCTGGGCTCGTATAGCATCGCCTGGGGCCCATGTAGCACTGCCTGGGCTCATGTAACACCGCCCAGGGCTCCTATAGCACCGCCCGGGCTCCTATAGCACCGCCCGGGCTCCTATAGCACCGCCCGGGCCTACCCCGCCGCGCTGCGggcgccccgcggcggccgcccggccccgttGCCATGGCGACAGCGGAGCGCGGCGGCCCCCGCAGGCCGCGCCGGAAGCCGGGCCCCGTTGCCGTGGCGACGCGGCGGCGCGCGAGGCCCGTTGGGAATCTGTTGCGCCgagccgccgggccgggctcggACCTGGGCCCCGCCATGGACCCCGAGGCGCTCGTCCAGTGTCCCTACGACAAGAGCCACCAGGTCCGGGTGTCCCGACTGCCCTACCACCTCGTCAAGTGCCAGCGGgtgagcgggggccggggctggggcctaCTGGGGGCCGGGGTTGGGGCCTACGGGTGCCTGGGGCCTGCTGGGAGCCGGGGCCGAGGCCTAGTGGGGGCCGAGGTTGGGGCCTACGGGGCCCTGGGGCCTGCTGGGAGCCGGGGCCGAGGCCTGTTGGGGCCGGGGGTCAGCCAGCTCTGAGGCAGaggctcccccccccgccaacccAGCGCCTCTCGCCTCTCCTCGCCCCCCCAGAACAACCCGCAGGTGGCCCGCACGCTGGCCACCTGCCCCTTCAACGCCAGGCACAGGGTGCCCCAGGCCAAGCTGCGGAGCCACGTCGCCTCCTGTCCCGACAAGCTCCAGCCCGACCTTCCCCACGGTACAGCGTggccccccaccaccaccccggcAGCCATGCTTAGCTGTGCCCCCCCTCAactgtcccctctgtccctgcAGAGACGGACACATCCCTCGGCAACAGGATGAAGCAACCAGAGGTCCCCACGGCCTGGCAGGGCCCCCCGTGCCAGGAGGACTGGGAGGCTGGTGAGTGTCCCTGGGGTGCCAAGCAGTGCTCCCCCGCCTCGCCATGTCACCCTGAGGCTGGCACGTCCCCGTCTTGTCACCCTTTGCAGAGCTGGAGGACCTGGAGGACCCTCCGCCATTCATCTTCAACGTCAGGACAAACGACCTGCTCCTCCCATGCGACAGGTAGGAGCCCGcagggccagggatgtccccTCCCTTGGTGCCCACATTTGGGTGACGTCCCCGCCCAGGGTGCTGCCCACACCGACCCTCCTGGTCCTGTCttgccccccagctctgccccggcagcacccacgAGCCGGAGCCGAGGTGGTGGAGTCGCAGGATGCCCTGCAGTGGGTGCAGAGCAGCGGGCACAGGAGAGACCAGGACACAGGACAGTGGCAGCAGGACCAGGGCAGTGTCCGTCTCTCCACCACGACCAGGGGGACcgcagtgctggggggggcactGCCCCCTCGACTGCTGCTGTGGGGGGTGATTGTACTCACAGGTTTTAATTGCATGTTACAAAAATACTGCCTGTGAGTGTGCGTGGTGTCCTGTCACCCGGGGGGGAACGGAGGCACCCCCACAGGACGGACGCTGGGGgcaccgcggggacggggacccaGGGGACCGTGTGACCTGGGGACAGGGGcaccccggggatggggacccaGGGGACCCCCAGCATGAGCTCCcagcctgccccgctccccccacgcTCCCTCAGCCGCACTCCCAGCATGCTCTGCGCTGGCCCCGCCCCTTATGGCACAGATGAGGGGGGGGCAGGGCCTGTTGCCCCCCTCCAAGGGGCTCCAGCaccatggggggacagggggcaaCAGCTCTAGTGCACAGCGGGATCCCACCTCCCGGGCCTGTCCGTGTCCCCGTAATCCCCCCAGTGTGTCCTCGTAACCCCCTGggccagcccgtgtccctgtcatCCCCCCAGTGTGCCCCCATACCCCCACAGTGTATCCCCATAACCCCCTGGGCCACTCCATGTCCCTGTCACCCTCCCCAGCGTGTCCCCATACCCCCCAGTGTGTCCCCGTCACCCCTAGGCTCACCCATGTCCTTGTAGCACCCCAGTGTATCCCTGTATCCCCCCGGCGTGTCCCCGTAACCCCCCTGTGCCCTGTCCCCCTCagcgtgtccctgtccccccaggccCCCGGTGCCCTGCTGTCCCCCTCACCCTGTCCCCAACCACCCCTAAACTCGGGCTCTGGCAGGGACAGCGACGAAGAGGATGACCATGACCAAACTGGCTCAAGGTGACCCCAAACCCACCTGGTCCAGGTGCCTGGGGCGCTGCTGTCCCCCCCCCGCAGGGCACCagatcccctcccagtccctctcccatCAAAACAGGCGTTTCCAGGCGGGCGCTGCCCAGAttttgggctgggggggggggctattTTAGTGCCTCTTGCGCAACGCGGGTGCCTCGTGCTCGGGCTGTGTCCCGGGGCATCGGGCCGTGGGTTCcccgcccggggagggggggggcagctggggaagCCTCGTtaatccccccccaccccctgcattCCTCCAAAAAATGTGTCAcgccgtgtgtcccccccccgccagcctggCGGTGACACACACCCGTCACACCCAGGGCGCGCTCAACCCCAGTGTCGTGCCAGGAACGGGGGGATCCCCCAATCTtccactccctcccccccaattccttctccccttcttccAGTGGGATGTCTCCGGGTGCGGGGGACCCCACGGAGCCCCCACGGAGCCCCCGCCACCCCGGGAAGTGAGGAGAGCTCGGAGGAGGCGACAGATTTGGGGCGGTACGTGTGGAAATGGGAACGCATGTGTCACGCCGCCTTCCCCGGCcgggctccctgcccgccccgccgccaccgctcgctccccagcctcctccaaCACCCCGTCATCCAAGGCAGGCTGCGGGGACCCCGCGGAGCTGAGTTTGGGGggaaaacctgctttttttttgcttttcttttttccagcggTTCACGGGGAGGTCAGATATATATCTTTCCCCGTCCGGCGGAGGGGAGCGCGCGGGCGGGGTCGCGCCGGTCCCTCCTGGCCGGGCAGAGGAGGAGTGATCTGGTGTTGCAATTAATTCCTCCCTCGTCAGTGCCAGAAATGCAGCTGCAGAGCGGTTTTTATGCGACTAATAACTCCCGTTAACGTACATCTGGCAGGAGCCGCACATCCTGGGCTCAGCCCATCTGGGAGACGCTTTTCCTCCCTCCATCTCCAATCCGGAGGCTGAACACGAATCGTCTAGCGGCGGCCGCTCCTTCCTCGGGCTTTAACCTGCCAAGCGCTAACCTTCGCTCAAAGctgccttttcttccccccccccagacaTGTTTTAAACCCATTTCTTGAGTTTATGGGGAGGGTTTATCCCCCCACGGCTCAGCCCGGAGAATCA from Calonectris borealis chromosome 30, bCalBor7.hap1.2, whole genome shotgun sequence includes the following:
- the GTSF1 gene encoding gametocyte-specific factor 1 isoform X1 codes for the protein MATAERGGPRRPRRKPGPVAVATRRRARPVGNLLRRAAGPGSDLGPAMDPEALVQCPYDKSHQVRVSRLPYHLVKCQRNNPQVARTLATCPFNARHRVPQAKLRSHVASCPDKLQPDLPHETDTSLGNRMKQPEVPTAWQGPPCQEDWEAELEDLEDPPPFIFNVRTNDLLLPCDSDETSRVPPPSHGSRGRPPRPPCAGRGDQRHAGLSLGSLPPAKIWFPLLARGWILPWSGHLQGLAPAPPAAGLRRASGTR
- the GTSF1 gene encoding gametocyte-specific factor 1 isoform X3; its protein translation is MATAERGGPRRPRRKPGPVAVATRRRARPVGNLLRRAAGPGSDLGPAMDPEALVQCPYDKSHQVRVSRLPYHLVKCQRNNPQVARTLATCPFNARHRVPQAKLRSHVASCPDKLQPDLPHETDTSLGNRMKQPEVPTAWQGPPCQEDWEAELEDLEDPPPFIFNVRTNDLLLPCDSGMSPGAGDPTEPPRSPRHPGK
- the GTSF1 gene encoding gametocyte-specific factor 1 isoform X2, encoding MATAERGGPRRPRRKPGPVAVATRRRARPVGNLLRRAAGPGSDLGPAMDPEALVQCPYDKSHQVRVSRLPYHLVKCQRNNPQVARTLATCPFNARHRVPQAKLRSHVASCPDKLQPDLPHETDTSLGNRMKQPEVPTAWQGPPCQEDWEAELEDLEDPPPFIFNVRTNDLLLPCDSSAPAAPTSRSRGGGVAGCPAVGAEQRAQERPGHRTVAAGPGQCPSLHHDQGDRSAGGGTAPSTAAVGGDCTHRF